A genome region from Purpureocillium takamizusanense chromosome 8, complete sequence includes the following:
- a CDS encoding uncharacterized protein (TransMembrane:11 (o62-82i145-163o169-191i203-221o233-255i322-343o355-377i384-403o415-440i452-474o486-503i)~COG:P~EggNog:ENOG503NUVA), protein MATDQHTASAQPNASDEKHVVSAADNVYHDSVAKHEALAADAELVEAIRAENELTFGQALRLYPKAIGWSAFVSMGVIMLAFDPQLIGNLYATPQFQRDFGYEVDGEYVIDASWQTGLSMGNPIGQVCGALFAAYPMELFGRKRTFAACVVATAGLVFIQFFARSLNVLLAGELLAGLVLGQFVVIAPAYASEVCPTALRGHLTSYVNLCFVAGQLLGNGVCNGTSKLENHWAYSIPFALQWFWIAVLIPGMFFVPESPYWLVRQNRLDDAKVSLHRLASSKVNVDATLAFIVETDRLEQELEAGSTYMDCFKKVNLRRTEIATGVYCSQVLSGIYLINYGTYFFQQAGLPTEDAFNMAVGFLAVGFVGTLISWGLMVRIGRRVLFVWGLVMLTFLQLLIGILDCVPGRPSGAIWAESILMLVWNFFYDISIGPLCFVLLSECSATRVRSKSIAIATAAQAILGIVMTVAIPYLENPTEANIQGKLGFFFGGLAALCLVWSYFRVPETMGRSYEELDLLFDHNVSARKFKGYRLEGAISSANNAEERLTKGA, encoded by the exons ATGGCAACGGACCAACACACAGCGAGCGCCCAGCCGAACGCGTCCGACGAAAAACATGTCGTTTCTGCGGCCGACAATGTCTACCATGATTCGGTCGCCAAGCACGAAGCCTTGGCTGCCGATGCGGAACTTGTCGAGGCCATCCGCGCAGAGAACGAGCTCACGTTCGGTCAAGCCTTGAGACTATACCCAAAGGCCATCGGCTGGTCGGCTTTTGTGAGCATGGGGGTTATTATGTTGGCTTTTGACCCGCAACTTATCGGCAATCTCTATGCCACACCGCAGTTTCAACGTGACTTTGGGtacgaggtcgacggcgag TATGTTATTGATGCTTCATGGCAAACGGGTCTCAGTATGGGAAATCCCATAGGCCAAGTGTGTGGTGCCTTGTTCGCGGCGTATCCGATGGAATTATTTGGTCGAAAGCGTACATTTGCCGCCTGTGTCGTTGCTACCGCCGGACTCGTCTTCATCCAGTTCttcgctcgctcactcaaCGTCCTACTAGCTGGAGAGCTTCTGGCAGGGCTTGTTCTTGGACAGTTTGTGGTGATAGCTCCGGCATACGCCTCAGAAGTCTGTCCGACTGCCCTTCGAGGACATCTGACATCATATGTCAACTTGTGCTTCGTTGCGGGGCAGTTGTTGGGCAACGGTGTCTGCAACGGCACTTCTAAGCTTGAAAACCACTGGGCCTACTCTATTCCTTTCGCTTTACAGTGGTTCTGGATCGCGGTCCTCATCCCCGGCATGTTCTTCGTTCCAGAATCACCATACTGGCTCGTGAGACAAAACCGGCTGGACGACGCAAAGGTATCCTTACACAGACTTGCATCTAGCAAGGTGAATGTAGATGCTACTCTGGCATTCATCGTCGAGACGGATCGCCTCGAGCAAGAGCTGGAGGCGGGAAGCACTTATATGGACTGTTTCAAGAAAGTCAATCTTCGCCGAACGGAGATTGCGACGGGCGTCTACTGTTCACAGGTACTAAGCGGGATCTATCTGATCAACTACGGCACATATTTCTTCCAGCAAGCTGGTTTACCGACGGAGGACGCTTTCAACATGGCAGTTGGCTTCTTGG CTGTGGGGTTTGTTGGTACCCTCATATCCTGGGGACTCATGGTCCGCATCGGTCGGAGGGTGCTATTCGTCTGGGGCCTCGTGATGCTGACTTTCTTGCAACTGTTGATCGGAATCCTCGACTGTGTTCCCGGCCGTCCTTCGGGAGCCATATGGGCAGAGTCGATCTTGATGCTGGTCTGGAATTTCTTCTATGATATTTCAATTGGCCCGTTATGCTTTGTGCTCCTGTCAGAGTGCTCTGCCACACGTGTGCGGTCCAAGTCCATCGCTATTGCCACAGCAGCCCAGGCAATTTTGGGAATCG TCATGACCGTGGCAATTCCGTACCTTGAGAACCCCACAGAAGCCAACATTCAGGGGAAGCTCGGTTTCTTTTTCGGTGGTTTGGCCGCTTTGTGTTTGGTGTGGTCGTACTTCCGGGTACCTGAGACG